AACATTATAAGGAGTGAGGGAGGATTGGCAACCGGTCTTGGTTCACTAGAAACAAAATCTGACATTTACTGGGTTGGCTGGCCCGGAATATTTACTGAAAATGAGAAAGAGAAAAAAGAGATAACTGAGAGATTGCATGATTTAAACTTTCATCCGGTCTTTTTATCAGCAGATCAAATTGAGAATTACTATGAGGGTTACAGCAACAGTACTATCTGGCCTTTGTGCCACTATTTTTTCTCATTTATTGAATACAGAGCAGATTACTGGGAGGCCTATCAGCAGGTGAACAGTCTGTTTTGCGATGAATCAATGCAGTTCATTGAGGATGATGATATAGTATGGGTACAGGATTATCAGCTTATGCTACTCCCCAAAAAGATTCGTGATAAAAAACCCAATGCCAATATTGGATATTTCCATCACATACCATTTCCATCATATGAGCTTTTCAGGGTGTTGCCTGAAAGGGAGGAGATTCTTGAAGGTTTGCTGGGAGCAGATCTCATAGGATTTCATACACATGACTACATGCGTCACTTTATAAGTGCAATATACAGAGTACTTAACATCAACTGCAATCTGGATGAGGTTAACCTTGACAACCGTATAATACATATAGATGCTTTCCCAATGGGGATCAATTACGAACAATATAACCAGGCTCCCAAACTCCCTGAGGTTAAAGAGAAATCGGATCTTCTCAGAGAGAAACTTGGCGAAAGGAGTATAATATTGTCTGTTGACCGTCTCGATTACAGTAAGGGTATTCTGCATCGACTTAACGGCTTTGCTCAGTTTCTTGAAAATCACCCTGAGTATCATGAGAAAGTGTCTCTGGCAATGATTGTGGTACCATCTCGTGACACTGTTGATATATATGCGGAGCTGAAAACAAAGATTGATCAGCAGATAGGTGAAATAAACGGAAAATATTCAAAGTTAGGCTGGAACCCTATCTTCTATTTCTACAGAAGCTTCAGTTTTGATGAGCTGATAGCCATGTATGATGTTGCAGAGATAGCTTTAGTTACACCTCTCAGAGATGGTATGAATTTGGTTGCAAAGGAGTATCTGGCCACCAAATGCAACAGGCCGGGAGTACTGATTCTGAGTGAAATGGCAGGTGCGGCAATAGAGCTTCAGGATGCAATAATTATTAATCCCAACGATACAGATCAGATAGAGAATGCTATTCTGCAAGCTATGAATATGCCGGCAAAGGAGAAAAAAGAGCGACTTGAAAAAATGCAGAAGAGGATCTCAAGACAGGATGTAAAAAAATGGTCTAATGATTTTGTAAAGGAGTTGCTTAGCATAAAGACTCAAAATAAAGAGATTCTTCAAAAGGTTGTTGGTAAAAGACAGCTTAATCAAATAAAAAAATCTTACGATGATGCAAACTCACGCCTGATAATGCTGGATTACGACGGCACATTATCACCCTTTACCAGTAAACCGGAAGATGCAATACCTTCGGCTGAAGTATTAA
This portion of the Lascolabacillus massiliensis genome encodes:
- a CDS encoding bifunctional alpha,alpha-trehalose-phosphate synthase (UDP-forming)/trehalose-phosphatase produces the protein MKIIIIANRLPVKIERSDDGFNIIRSEGGLATGLGSLETKSDIYWVGWPGIFTENEKEKKEITERLHDLNFHPVFLSADQIENYYEGYSNSTIWPLCHYFFSFIEYRADYWEAYQQVNSLFCDESMQFIEDDDIVWVQDYQLMLLPKKIRDKKPNANIGYFHHIPFPSYELFRVLPEREEILEGLLGADLIGFHTHDYMRHFISAIYRVLNINCNLDEVNLDNRIIHIDAFPMGINYEQYNQAPKLPEVKEKSDLLREKLGERSIILSVDRLDYSKGILHRLNGFAQFLENHPEYHEKVSLAMIVVPSRDTVDIYAELKTKIDQQIGEINGKYSKLGWNPIFYFYRSFSFDELIAMYDVAEIALVTPLRDGMNLVAKEYLATKCNRPGVLILSEMAGAAIELQDAIIINPNDTDQIENAILQAMNMPAKEKKERLEKMQKRISRQDVKKWSNDFVKELLSIKTQNKEILQKVVGKRQLNQIKKSYDDANSRLIMLDYDGTLSPFTSKPEDAIPSAEVLSLLKKMNSDPKNRVVINSGRNHQILDKWFKGLNLDFAAEHGMFYKENGKWHRNLNTDVVWDDEILDIIQHTIDKTPRSYMEQKEASLVWHYRNVDIWLAELRSQQLVNALIGPCARLNLQIVPGNKVVEVKPPDFTKGSEVIRRMSLDNYDFILAIGDDTTDEDMFRVLPPDGVSIKVGNFSPAAKYRIPLQSSVVPFLTNLIK